A single window of Uloborus diversus isolate 005 chromosome 5, Udiv.v.3.1, whole genome shotgun sequence DNA harbors:
- the LOC129222628 gene encoding uncharacterized protein LOC129222628, with protein sequence MTKLSVVLLICLLLHCTTSYYYHNGPQPFHPRVVYRHHVASYHPPAPAYPGPMPVPAASQYSPVPVAYAPAPPQFPRGAPPSPYYAPVPPPSMFNQVPYAPAASYQHNYYSGAGHMMPPPVSPRYPFKNIFTTPLQGAYSHYPKPSIFSKIKPYIFGNTAPRTLPHHPHYPNYFHPHHFTPSRPFVNRPPVAASHHPFPIHHHPPPNMISPVVMKPEKSCSCSLHVGQLTVYKHTDMRSSYSCSDLKDCNSFCTNLFSSEDLRAQTRSDACLILGKDTTVPWFRRDHVCDPHGVKNDTKLSVDLCCKNLQPC encoded by the exons CACAACATCTTACTATTACCACAATGGACCACAACCATTTCATCCAAGAGTAGTTTACAGACATCACGTCGCCAGTTATCACCCACCAGCACCGGCATATCCTGGACCAATGCCTGTACCAGCAGCAAGCCAGTACAGCCCAGTTCCAGTCGCCTATGCTCCTGCACCACCACAGTTTCCTAGGGGAGCACCACCAAGTCCTTATTATGCACCAGTACCTCCTCCTTCCATGTTCAACCAAGTACCCTATGCTCCAGCCGCCAGTTATCAGCACAATTACTACTCTGGGGCTGGTCACATGATGCCTCCTCCTGTCAGCCCGAGATATCCCTTCAAGAACATCTTCACCACTCCTCTTCAAGGGGCTTACAGCCATTACCCAAAGCCATCAATCTTCTCCAAAATAAAGCCATACATTTTTGGGAATACAGCTCCTAGAACTCTTCCACATCACCCACACTATCCCAACTACTTCCATCCTCACCATTTCACGCCAAGCAGGCCCTTCGTGAACAGGCCACCTGTTGCTGCTTCTCACCACCCATTCCCCATTCACCATCACCCGCCGCCCAACATGATCTCACCTGTTGTCATGAAGCCAGAGAAATCGTGCTCTTGCTCTCTACATGTTGGACAATTGACCGTTTACAAGCACACAGACATGAGATCATCATACTCGTGCTCGGATCTTAAAGACTGTAATTCCTTCTGCACGAATCTG TTTAGCAGTGAAGATCTCAGAGCACAAACAAGGTCTGACGCCTGCTTAATTTTGGGAAAGGATACCACTGTGCCATGGTTTAGAAGAGACCACGTCTGCGATCCTCATGGAGTTAAAAATGACACTAAACTTTCCGTAGATCTGTGCTGTAAGAATTTGCAACCCTGCTAA